A region of Mesoplodon densirostris isolate mMesDen1 chromosome 11, mMesDen1 primary haplotype, whole genome shotgun sequence DNA encodes the following proteins:
- the KCNA5 gene encoding potassium voltage-gated channel subfamily A member 5 has protein sequence MEVALVPPENGGAMTIRGGEEVRATEGELRCPPTAALSDGLKEPAPRDRGGAERGADRGGAERGADPGGRPVPPVPQELPRARRLPPEDEEGEGDPALGVAEDQMLGSGSLHHQRILINISGLRFETQLGTLAQFPDTLLGDPAKRLRYFDPLRNEYFFDRNRPSFDGILYYYQSGGRLRRPVNVSLDVFTDEIRFYQLGDEAMERFREDEGFIKEEEKPLPRNEFQRQVWLIFEYPESSGPARGIAIVSVLVILISIITFCLETLPEFRDERELLRHPPVPQQPPEPHRGANGSGEATPPSGPTAAPLLPRTLADPFFIVETTCVIWFTFELLVRFSACPSKAEFSRNIMNIIDVVAIFPYFITLGTELVQQQPGGGGGQNGQQAMSLAILRVIRLVRVFRIFKLSRHSKGLQILGKTLQASMRELGLLIFFLFIGVILFSSAVYFAEADNQETHFSSIPDAFWWAVVTMTTVGYGDMRPVTVGGKIVGSLCAIAGVLTIALPVPVIVSNFNYFYHRETDHEEQAALKEEQGSQSQGAGPASGGQRKASWSKASLCKAAGSLENADGSQRGSCPLERCNLKAKSNVDLRRSLYALCLDTSRETDL, from the coding sequence ATGGAGGTCGCTCTGGTGCCCCCGGAGAACGGCGGTGCCATGACCatcaggggaggagaggaggtccGGGCCACAGAGGGAGAGCTACGCTGCCCCCCGACGGCTGCGCTCAGCGATGGACTCAAGGAGCCAGCGCCAAGGGATCGCGGCGGCGCCGAGAGGGGCGCGGACCGCGGCGGCGCCGAAAGGGGCGCGGACCCCGGAGGCCGGCCGGTGCCCCCGGTGCCCCAGGAGCTGCCCCGGGCTAGACGGCTGCCTCCGGAGGACGAGGAGGGAGAAGGCGACCCCGCTCTGGGCGTGGCGGAGGACCAGATGCTGGGCTCAGGGTCCCTCCATCACCAGCGCATCCTCATCAACATCTCCGGGCTGCGCTTCGAGACGCAGCTGGGCACCCTGGCGCAGTTCCCCGACACGCTCCTGGGAGACCCCGCCAAGCGCCTGCGCTACTTCGACCCGCTGAGGAACGAGTACTTCTTCGACCGCAACCGGCCCAGCTTCGACGGCATCCTCTACTACTACCAGTCGGGGGGCCGGCTGCGGAGGCCGGTCAACGTCTCCCTGGACGTGTTCACAGACGAGATCCGCTTCTACCAGTTGGGGGACGAGGCCATGGAGCGCTTCCGAGAGGACGAGGGCTTCatcaaggaggaggagaagccccTGCCCCGCAACGAGTTCCAGCGCCAAGTGTGGCTGATTTTCGAGTACCCCGAGAGCTCGGGGCCCGCCCGGGGCATCGCCATCGTCTCGGTCCTGGTCATCCTCATCTCCATCATCACCTTCTGCTTGGAGACCCTGCCTGAGTTCAGGGATGAACGGGAGCTGCTGCGCCATCCCCCGGTGCCCCAGCAGCCCCCTGAGCCCCACAGGGGGGCAAATGGCAGCGGGGAAGCAACGCCTCCCTCTGGCCCGACAGCGGCGCCTCTCCTGCCCAGGACCCTGGCTGACCCCTTCTTCATCGTGGAGACCACGTGTGTCATCTGGTTCACCTTCGAGCTGCTGGTGCGCTTCTCCGCCTGCCCCAGCAAGGCCGAGTTCTCGCGAAATATCATGAACATCATCGACGTGGTGGCCATCTTCCCCTACTTCATCACCCTGGGCACCGAGCTGGTGCAGCAGCAGCCGGGGGGAGGCGGCGGCCAGAACGGGCAGCAGGCCATGTCCCTGGCCATCCTCAGAGTGATCCGCCTGGTCCGGGTGTTCCGCATCTTCAAGCTGTCCCGCCACTCCAAGGGGCTGCAGATCCTGGGCAAGACCCTGCAGGCCTCCATGCGGGAGCTGGGCCTGCttatcttcttcctcttcatcGGAGTCATCCTCTTCTCCAGCGCCGTCTACTTCGCAGAGGCCGACAACCAGGAGACCCACTTCTCCAGCATCCCGGATGCCTTCTGGTGGGCCGTCGTCACCATGACCACGGTGGGCTACGGAGACATGAGGCCCGTCACCGTGGGGGGCAAGATCGTGGGCTCGCTGTGTGCCATCGCCGGGGTCCTCACCATCGCCCTGCCCGTGCCCGTCATCGTCTCCAACTTCAACTACTTCTACCACCGGGAGACGGACCATGAAGAGCAGGCAGCCCTTAAGGAAGAGCAGGGCAGCCAGAGCCAGGGGGCAGGACCGGCCAGCGGAGGCCAGCGGAAGGCCAGCTGGAGCAAGGCGTCCCTCTGCAAGGCTGCGGGGTCCCTGGAGAATGCGGATGGATCTCAAAGGGGCAGCT